A single region of the Solwaraspora sp. WMMD406 genome encodes:
- a CDS encoding diguanylate cyclase, which yields MAATDPVTGARPRAFLEPYLRRQLSKGTDPCGVFLFDVDFFKTVNDVYGHLRGDLVLRQLADRVRAICRPQDVLFRYGGDEFVVVLPDTGRAEAIRLALRLTERIRTTEFPGEPPLHLTVSLGVATAPEDGRTPIHLIDHADRRNYLAKRRGRDSAVADDTEITERDESRLWERDDALRRTHEFLTHLHVVGRGTLRIRGQRGAGHTRFLAETARLAALRGFAVVTVPAAPEPLPMPVFADQVLLIADVAAAGQLPHLLRQWSRPRVLPAVLGLVQATVDADRPGPLPGYDPPGLHLPELDQLELTPWSPATLRIWLRTTLRGEPSRTLVSWFVRQTAGLPAAVARELDRVRARRGLVGSGTGGWTLGPELLSRPERRVRLPTPLTALVGREHDAARVARLLASGRLVTLAGAGGIGKTRLSLSVAASVADQFDDGVYFVALDHARTADEVVGAIAAAIDIARQPGDPELPALIGHLGEACVLLVLDNLEQVLAAGPYLARLLAAAGNLRILATSREPLAIYGEQVYRVPALPLPQLVDDPVGADAVARAVADHPAIALFDQLARAADADFELTATSLPAVAEICRRLDGLPLAIELAAARVDQMSPLTLLARLGPHLDVFGPGPRDRPARQQTLRGTVDWSYQLLGPDEQATFTAMVIFTGGADATAVAAVIDGVGLPAVADGGVAAVIDGGAVARDDPTAVERRTTVLEALVRKSLLVAVPGTAGTRRYAMLNTIAARAGELLTDGRRARYQRNFLHHFAGYADRAGPGMAGPDQAAWAEALADDYLNLRAALEQSVAAGELSLATRLCLGLWRHWRNGNQIRDGREWLDRLLSTPTGLPDTDRRRLLYPAAVLAATQDDTATATRLGTECLTLNERSGDQEGTAAAHNILGVAAMLAGRYDEAGDHYRYGLEVWRDLGAKSGMAMALGNLAKICLRLGDITNADWHIKQCLALEREAGNSRGVLLGLTCLAEILLAQPDPAGAADVAREALELASGLGDLFGEAVALHHLGQSELAGGNRTAALRLFVAALERRFELGDRADLATSLETVAEVIVVDDPALTVRILAAVDSLRRRYGLAAPLAVQTRRDASLAAARHVLGPVDFDAAWRLGGSTSLDLVVDQALDCAPDGPRDAATVLGSRA from the coding sequence CGTCGACTTCTTCAAAACGGTCAACGACGTGTACGGCCACCTGCGGGGCGATCTCGTGCTCCGACAACTCGCCGACCGGGTGCGCGCCATCTGCCGGCCGCAGGACGTCCTGTTCCGCTACGGCGGCGACGAGTTCGTGGTGGTGCTGCCCGACACCGGACGCGCCGAGGCGATCCGGCTGGCCCTGCGCCTCACCGAACGGATCCGTACCACCGAATTTCCCGGCGAACCGCCGCTGCACCTGACGGTCAGCCTCGGCGTGGCGACCGCACCCGAGGACGGCCGTACCCCCATCCACCTGATCGACCACGCCGACCGGCGCAACTACCTGGCCAAACGACGGGGGCGCGACAGCGCGGTCGCCGACGACACCGAGATCACCGAGCGGGACGAATCCCGACTCTGGGAACGCGACGACGCGCTACGCCGTACCCACGAGTTCCTCACCCACCTGCACGTCGTCGGGCGGGGGACACTGCGGATCCGGGGCCAACGCGGCGCCGGGCACACCCGGTTCCTGGCCGAGACGGCCCGACTCGCGGCGCTGCGCGGCTTCGCGGTGGTGACCGTGCCGGCCGCCCCCGAGCCGCTGCCGATGCCGGTCTTCGCCGACCAGGTGCTGCTGATCGCGGACGTGGCCGCCGCCGGACAACTGCCGCATCTGCTCCGCCAGTGGTCGCGTCCCCGGGTCTTGCCGGCCGTACTCGGGCTGGTGCAGGCCACCGTCGACGCCGACCGGCCCGGCCCGCTGCCCGGGTACGACCCACCCGGGCTGCACCTACCAGAACTCGACCAGCTCGAACTGACCCCGTGGTCGCCAGCGACCCTGCGAATCTGGCTGCGGACCACCCTGCGCGGCGAGCCCAGCCGTACGCTGGTGTCCTGGTTCGTCCGGCAGACCGCCGGACTGCCCGCGGCCGTCGCCCGTGAACTCGACCGGGTCCGGGCCCGCCGGGGCCTGGTCGGATCCGGCACCGGCGGCTGGACCCTCGGCCCGGAACTGCTCAGTCGACCGGAACGCCGGGTACGGCTGCCCACCCCGCTGACCGCGCTGGTCGGCCGGGAACATGACGCGGCCCGGGTCGCCCGGCTGCTCGCCAGCGGCCGACTGGTCACCCTGGCCGGGGCGGGCGGGATCGGCAAGACCCGGCTGTCGCTGTCGGTGGCCGCCAGCGTCGCCGACCAGTTCGACGACGGTGTCTACTTCGTCGCGCTGGACCACGCCCGTACCGCCGACGAGGTCGTCGGCGCCATCGCCGCCGCCATCGACATCGCCCGGCAGCCGGGCGACCCGGAGTTGCCCGCGCTGATCGGCCACCTCGGCGAGGCCTGCGTGCTGCTGGTGCTGGACAACCTCGAACAGGTGCTCGCCGCCGGTCCGTACCTGGCGCGGCTGCTGGCCGCCGCCGGAAACCTGCGGATCCTGGCCACCAGCCGGGAACCCCTGGCCATCTACGGCGAACAGGTCTACCGGGTCCCCGCCCTGCCCCTGCCGCAGCTGGTCGACGACCCGGTCGGAGCCGACGCCGTCGCCCGGGCCGTCGCCGACCACCCGGCGATCGCCCTGTTCGACCAGCTGGCTCGCGCGGCGGACGCCGACTTCGAGCTGACCGCGACGTCGCTGCCGGCGGTGGCCGAGATCTGCCGTCGGCTCGACGGCCTGCCACTGGCCATCGAGCTCGCGGCGGCCCGGGTCGACCAGATGAGCCCGCTGACGCTGCTGGCCCGGCTCGGGCCACACCTGGACGTCTTCGGCCCCGGGCCCCGGGACCGGCCGGCCCGCCAGCAGACACTGCGGGGCACCGTCGACTGGAGCTATCAGCTCCTCGGTCCCGACGAGCAGGCGACGTTCACCGCGATGGTGATCTTCACCGGGGGTGCCGACGCCACGGCGGTGGCGGCGGTGATCGACGGCGTCGGCCTGCCGGCGGTGGCGGATGGCGGCGTGGCGGCGGTGATCGACGGCGGTGCGGTCGCCCGGGACGACCCGACGGCGGTGGAGCGCCGCACGACGGTACTGGAGGCACTGGTCCGCAAGAGCCTGCTGGTGGCGGTCCCGGGGACCGCCGGAACCCGCCGGTACGCCATGCTCAACACCATCGCGGCCCGCGCCGGAGAACTGCTGACCGACGGACGGCGGGCCCGCTACCAGCGGAACTTCCTGCACCACTTCGCCGGATACGCCGACCGGGCCGGCCCCGGAATGGCCGGCCCCGATCAGGCTGCCTGGGCCGAGGCGCTCGCAGACGACTACCTCAACCTGCGAGCCGCCCTGGAACAGTCCGTCGCCGCCGGGGAGCTGTCCCTGGCCACCCGGCTCTGCCTCGGGCTGTGGCGACACTGGCGCAACGGCAACCAGATCCGCGACGGCCGCGAGTGGCTCGACCGACTGCTCTCCACCCCGACCGGGCTGCCCGACACCGACCGCCGCCGGCTGCTCTATCCGGCGGCGGTGCTCGCCGCGACCCAGGACGACACGGCGACGGCGACCCGGCTCGGCACCGAATGTCTCACCCTCAACGAACGGTCCGGCGACCAGGAGGGCACCGCTGCGGCCCATAACATCCTCGGCGTCGCGGCGATGCTCGCCGGACGGTACGACGAAGCCGGCGACCATTACCGCTACGGACTGGAGGTCTGGCGGGACCTGGGCGCCAAGTCGGGAATGGCGATGGCGCTCGGCAACCTCGCCAAGATCTGTCTCCGTCTCGGTGACATCACCAACGCCGACTGGCACATCAAGCAGTGCCTGGCCCTGGAACGGGAAGCAGGCAACAGCCGGGGTGTGCTGCTCGGCCTGACCTGCCTGGCCGAGATCCTGCTGGCCCAACCCGACCCGGCGGGCGCCGCCGACGTGGCACGTGAGGCACTCGAACTCGCCAGCGGACTCGGCGATCTGTTCGGCGAGGCGGTCGCCCTACACCACCTCGGCCAGAGTGAACTGGCCGGCGGAAACCGTACCGCCGCGCTGCGGTTGTTCGTCGCGGCGCTGGAACGCCGATTCGAACTCGGCGACCGGGCGGACCTGGCGACCTCGCTGGAGACGGTGGCCGAGGTGATCGTCGTCGACGACCCCGCCCTGACCGTACGGATCCTGGCGGCGGTCGATTCGCTGCGCCGCCGCTACGGCCTGGCGGCCCCACTGGCGGTGCAGACCCGCCGCGACGCGAGTCTCGCCGCCGCGCGACACGTCCTCGGCCCGGTCGACTTCGACGCCGCCTGGCGACTGGGCGGCAGCACCTCGTTGGACCTGGTGGTCGATCAGGCCCTGGACTGCGCCCCGGACGGGCCGCGTGACGCAGCCACGGTGCTAGGGTCCCGGGCGTGA